The segment CCTAGAAACAGGACTTGCAGCTGAGTCCCCTGCCTGCCACACTTCCaagtcagagcagagctgctgagaagcTTCCTGCTTTCAGCCATGATGTGCTTTTGGAGACCAGAATCTGTTCTGACAGGAAAAGTTTGGCCAGGGAGGAGATTGTCCAAATCCAGCCATTTGCGgtagacttggcagtgctgggttaagggctggactcgatgatctcaaaggccttttccaatccaGGCAATTCCCTTTTCTAACCAACCTGATTCCGTGACTCCACAACTCCGAACGTGGCAGCGTGGGGCCTGCCAGGCGCGGCTGTGGCGCACGTGGAGGGAGCCAACGACGGCAgaactgctgcctgcactccCAGCCGAGCCCAAGGGGacccagaaagggaaaaaagagcaaaGGAAAGTAAACGAGGCTCCAGGGAAATTAAGGCAAAGTGGAAGTCCTGGCAGAGCGAGGTAATAATTTCCTTTCTGAATGAGTAACTGTTTAGGATGTAACCAGGCGGACACGATTAAGCCAAATGAATATAAATTCTAGGTGCGGCGGCAAGTAATGAAGTGAAGAAAATGAACAGTGCTTAATTAACAAGAAAATAGGATCTGCCATAACGTGCTGGAACCTAATGAAAAATGAAGGCTCAACTTCCCCTCTCCAAAGTTTTCCAGATGGAAAATACCCCTTTTACACCCGGCGCCTCCCGCCGCAGCCCGGGGACCGCGGCGGCGGGGAAGAGCAGGCGGCGGGCGCAGGGGAGCCATTCACAAAGCACTTGAGAgggaaagcagccaggagaCACCAGCCCAGACTGGCACCCAAATGTGTCCCCTTCGTGCTAAGGTTTAATGGGGGggcaccaagcagccctccGTGGTGGGAGGCAGCTGCCGGCACGGCGGCAGACGCTGAGCGGGGACCACGATGACCAAAGGATGTGTGAAAGGCTTTCTCGCTGGCCtcgcccaggctgctcctccctgcaccaCTTTCCTGTCACAAACCGAGGCCCAGGCTGGGTTCTGGAGGCCTGGCGCTGGCACAGACAACTCCACCGAGAGGGTGCCCAGCTCTTGGGGTGCCGCTGGGCTCCTCAAGGAGCTGCTCCCGAGAAGGAAAGGTGAGGAGCACACCGAGGGGACAACCCGAGCCCCCCCATGACTCCCCAGGGGGCTCTGCCGGCCTCCGCTCGGCACACGCCTCGGGCGGAGATTTTCAGTCTTTATCGCGGTACCGGAAAGGCTGCGCCGAAGCCGCACCGCTCCCTTCACTGCAGGGAAGCTCCCAACGGCCCGCGGCCAGCAGGGGCAATGGGACACGCCGCCTGGCCGCCGGCCAGCGCACGACCGAACCGCAGCCCCGCGACAGCGGCGCTCTGTCGGCGACACCGGGCGGACCCCGCCGCTCGGCCGCGGCGTGCTGGAGTCTCAGCCGTTCAGCTGAGGCCCAGGAGGTTACACCCCGTGCCCGCACAACCCCGTAAGGGCAAGCAGCATTTATTAGGATCAGTTATCACTACAGCACCGAGACCCGGCGGGAGCGGGGTCGGCCTGGCCGGCCGCCCTCCCTCGGCTCCCCGGCAGGCACAGGCCATCGGAGCCCGAAGCTGCTGCCGACGTCTCCTCACTCGGCGGGAGCCACCGTGCCAGGCCTCCGCGGCGCAGCTGTCCCCGCCGCAGGCCGCCGCCGGGaccgcagcagcagccaggccgccgcccgccccgccggacgcgcgcggcgcggcgcggcggaAGAGGCGGGGCGCGCACGAGGACGCTCCGGCGTCACCAGCGGCGGTCCGTGGAGCGCGGGCTGGCAGCGatgggggcggcggcggccgagGCGGACCGGACTCTCTTCGTGGGGAATCTGGACCCCAAGGTCACCGAGGAGCTCATTTTCGAGCTCTTCCACCAGGTACCGCTCGCCAGCTGCCCCCCGCCCGCGCTTTATCCCGGGGGAGGGCAGGGCGGGGAGGCCGCGACCGCCATGGCGATACGGCGGCCGCTGGAGAACAAACTTCTTCGGGCTGCGGTCCTAACCCCCGTGCGTTGTGCGAGCCGCTCCGTGTTTATTTAACATCTGCCTTGTGTCCGCAGGCGGGTCCGGTGATCAAGGTTAAGATCCCTAAGGACAGAGACGGCAGACCCAAGCAGTTTGCTTTTGTGAACTTCAAACACGAAGAATCCGTCCCCTATGGCCTGAGCCTGCTCAACGGCATCAAGCTGTTCGGGAGGCCCATCAAAATCCAGTTCCGATCAGGTACTGCCACGAGGAACGTGACACCACCCCTAATGTGAGCAAAAGCACAACTGCCATCAGTGTCCTCTCCCAAACTCTGGCATGGGCTCCTCATCAGGTGGTCACCTAACAGCTGATGATGTCAGAGAGGCTGGTGGCATCAAGCAGGCACACTCTTTAGTGCTGCACAGTTCTGGCCAAGTGTAGTCCTGGAGCTGAGTcttctctttgttttattttgttgattATTCATCTGTACCCTGGAAAGCTCTTCTAAATTGCCACATAAGCAGTGAAGGTTGtgtctgctgcacagctgcatcTTTCCTGGCTAGTATCAGGACAGCTGCACTGCCTTGCCCTGGGAGCTGGATTGTGCCCTTCTGGAGGTCACCAACAAACCTCCAGAGCTGTTGAAGCATGTGGCAGCTCACAGTGCTCTGCAACTTCACTTTGTGCACAAGGTCCTCTCTCGGTCTCCTGACGTGTGTttgcctgcagggagcagtcATGTGTCtcaggatggcagcacagccggTTCCCTGCATGGAGCTGCCGGCACCGGCCTGTCCAGCACGCCGCACCTGGCCCCGAACTGCAGCAGGTAGGGGTCCTGTCAGCACCCATGCTAGGcacgctgcccagagcagaACCTGGGGTGTGTGGGGTTCTCTCTGCCTGTGGCTCTCCTGCCAAGCACAATTTGCTTGCTCTTCCCCAAGGAGCAAACACTGTGGTTCCCAGTGCCCTCGGTACCCTTGGTGGTGCCTGAAACTGGAATGCAGGAAGAAGGGCATCCTGTGTTCACCTGCAGATCTGCAGAGGTGAAGCAGGAAGGTGCTGCAAATGCTCAGCACAGGCATGTCCACACCAGTTCCTGGATGGGGTAGTGAGGGTGTGTTTGGTTATTGTGTTGGTAATGGGAGAGAAGTGAGCAGGCtgaaaacatgccttggactgcaggagtcTGGAGGTTCAGGCTACAGTTCCTCATCTGTTCTCTTGCAGGTACGACAGGAGCCCAGACagcgtggcagcagcaggcttctCGTCGGTGCAGCGGTGCCTGCCCTCGGCTGACAACCTGCAGAGACAAGCAGTGGtaggctgctgagccctccccccccacaGCTGGCACACAGCATGTGGCAGAGCTGGCCCTAGTTCTGAGTGCTTGTTTCTGGCAGTGATTCGTTTAGGTAGTGGGGAAGTACTTTGAGATGTTGGAATGAGGATTCCAGGAAGTTTCTGGCTCCAAGCACTGAGCTGGTTCGTGTCAGGGGTGGCTTTGAGCTGCAGATGAAGCCATTGCCAGTAGTGACTCTCTGAGTTCCCAATGAGTCATTTCCAGCCCCAGACATTATGATTTCCTCTTTATTTAAGGTGTGATTTGGGGGCCAGCACAGAGGGGGAGTGCTTCCCTGGCTCCCCATGTCCCAGAAGGCATCAAGTGCTCCACAGGTGCCTCAAACCCACCcaccctcttctcttctcctcccagaTGAACAGCACCCTGCGGTCGCAGCCCCCCTTCGGGGGCAAGTACGAGCTGCCCGGCTATGCCCCGCCTGGCTACCAGCACCCTCCTCACGCCTTCCACCCGCCGGCAGCCCTGCCACGGCGCCCGGAGCCGCCAGCTGTGCGCAAGGTCCGGCTGAGCGCCCACCCCTACCACGCCGAGGGCCGGCACTTCGGCCGCGAGCGCTTCGGGGAGCGTGGCTTCGAGGAGCGCGGCCACCACGAGCCCGAGCACCACTACCGCGGCGGCAGGGACGAGCCTGCCTACGACGAGCGGCACCGCGACGGCTGGAGCCACGACTACGACTACCGGAGGGAGAGCTACCGGGAGGGCAGGTGGCACCCGTCCCGGCACTGACACGGGTGCCTGTTGGCACGCGAGGCGCCGCCGCCTCGTCCATGCTGCAGAGGACTCGATGGCAAAAAAAGTTCAACCTGTTCGATGTGttccaaaagaaaagaagggccCCAGAGCCACCCAAGTTACTGTTTAATGTTTGTCAACTACCAGCAGCGCAGGGCCCCAAGCCTCTCGAACGAGTTCGCACCTCAGGGCTTTTTGTGGGTTAGAAAGAGAGTTCAGAGCAGTGTCACCGATGCTGGCCCCGCTGCCCCTGCTGCGTGGTGGAAGGGGCCCTGCCCAGACCTTCCGCGGCGGGCAGCCACGTCCTGGCGTTTTAATTCTCTCGCAGTGTTTTTGATACAAAATATTTGGATATTCCGTGTTTTGGAGAAAAGCATTAAAAACCTCCCTGGAACCCCGCCGTGAGCCGAGCCTCATTCCCCGGGCACGGAGACGGCGCCCCGCGGGGGGGTGGTCTTGAGCAGACCCTGGGGCGGGATGACTTCCAGGGGCCCCTTCCACGCCAGGCGTCCCGCGGGAGGCTCCGCGGCGCCGCCGCCCGCTCCCCGCCGCCCGCTCCCCGCCGCCCGCTCCCCGCCGCCCGCTCCCCGCCGCCCGCTCCCCGCCGCCTCGCCCCGGCCTCGGCGCGGCCGTGCGCGCTGCCGGGAGCTGTAGTGCGGTAGCGCTTTACGGCGCTTTGCGGCGCTTTGCGGCCCCGCGGCGCTTTGCGGCCCGGCGGCGATGCTGGGCGGCAGCCGCGCCGGCCTGGGGAGCTGCGCCGGGCGGCTGTggcggggccggcggcgggcggcggccaTGGCCGGCGGCGGGATGGGACAGCGAATGGTCTGGGTGGATCTGGAGGTGCGGGGCGCGGGACGGGAGGCGGGAGGGGGGCGCGGGCGGCCCCGGGCGCGCTGACGGTGCCGCTCGCCTCCCCCGTGGCAGATGACAGGCCTGGACGTGGAGAAGGACCAGATCCTGGAGATGGCCTGCCTCATCACCGACTCCGACCTCAACGTCCTGGCCGAGGTGAGGGGCAGTCGCcgctgggctgtgccctgcgGCGCTGCCCGCTGGGTTCCGACCCGCCCGGGGCCGCTGAGCTCCTCGGGTGCACCCCGCGGGACTTGGCTGcttccgggggggggggggcggaaaaaGATCACTGCTGGGCATCGGCCCTCGCTGCCTTGGGTACCCGTGTTCTGGCCCCGTTggcacctcctgcccctctcgGCGCCCAGATGGGAGTGTGGGGACCCGTATGGGGCTTGGCActtgtgagctgctgctttgtacCCTCAAAGAGCAGCTTCCCTGATCCCTGAACTCACTGGGGTGAGCGCTCCCAGAGAGCACTGTGGTGCTTCTCAGTACTCAAACTGCTTGCTTCTAAACTTCTAAAATTacttttgttcttttcccttcctaacAGGGTCCCAACCTGATTATTAATCAGCCAGacgagctgctggagggcatgTCTGAGTGGTGCAAGGAGCATCACGGGAAGGTAACTCTGGCACAGCCACGCTGCTGTTTCCTTGTCTGTGCAGTGGTTAGAGTGAAGGGTAACTCCTGTGTCTGTAGCCTGCATCTTGTGTCTCACCTGGGGGATTGCCCTGGATtggcctgagctctgcagcctgctttttACTAAGTTTTGATAGTGCTGGGAGCTCCTTTCTGATTTGAGAGTTAGAAGTATCAGCCCAGGATGACAGCTAGTGAGGggtccctggaggggtggagCCAGAGAGAGCTACAGGCAGGGCCAGAGGTGTGCCCATGGGCCTGGGAGCTGGTTCCTGTCCTCAAGAGCAGAAGCTCAGTGTGATCAGGGTCTGAACATGGATCTGGCACCCCAGCCATGCACTGAGCTGTTGGCCAGGACCTAACTCTccaggagccccagcagtgagctAGTGTGGGGGGACTCCTCTGTCAGCTCCTCCTGGTCAGGCCTCTTGGTGTTGTGTAAAATAATTCTGACAGGGAAGGGGCAGATGTGGTTTGAAGTCCTGGGTGAGAAGAGGTGCAGGATCAGTGTGGAGTAGTCCAGAGCTGCCAAGATCCCCTTGCAGTTAGCTGTGGAATTAcagaagctgctttgctgcagtcaCTGGGAGTTGTTTTGGCTTCCCCTTGGTGCTGggagtctggtctggtctgttttTTCACCAGAAGCTTAGCTTTGGAGCAAAAGATGATTCCTGGCTCACCAAGgaaagctcccagcagccagaagGAATGATTCTCCAGTCCCTGCCTGTGAATTAAAGTGCAAGTTAGTTTTCAGTTAAGGGCTGAAGTTTTGAGACCCCCACAGTCCCCATGCCCTTCAGCTACCTGCTCTCCCTGGGAAGGAttaggaggagctggaagatgGACATGGAttccctgtgctggtgctgcccttcccctgctgcagctggggattcCTCCCTCccgaggcagctggggctggcggTGCATGGAGTCCCTgctcctgaggagctgctcatTTTTAATTGACTATGAAAGGAGAGGCAATTACAATGTAGGTGGAAATGCAGCCATGTAGTGAGTTCTTTAGCCACCACTTGGATCTGTCAGGGAGGATTTTGTGGTGGAGTTGTGGAAATCTGTAGTGCAGCCATCTGGAAATAAATCACCAGGAGCACTGCACAGATTTGGCATTTGAttgtggaggggaaaaaggaggaaaggactTCCTGGATTTAGAGGAACCCTGCTAAACACTGAAAGCAAGatcctgctttctgctgtgtgctcagcagcactgctgcatgctGGGGAGATGATGCCTGCCCCAAACCAGACAGAGGTCCTGCTGCCCTGGATCCTGCATGTGCAGGGCTGTCAGTGAGGCTTGTGCAGTGTCTTGGTGCTGGAGAAGAgtcctgtgcagcagctgagacACCCAGCCCCCCAGGAAGGTCAGTGGTGAGGACTGTGCCTTACCTGGGCTGATGTTCACTtccccagcagtgctctgtgtgGAGATGCCTGGGGAGAACAAAGGTCAGGGAGCGTCCCAGAGGCCCCAGACACAGGGCTCAGGTGGTGCTCCTGGCAGCGAAGAGCcaggcctgagctgctgctgttggcattTCTGGCCATCCCTGTCACAGTATGGTTCTGATTGCTGACTGATGGCTCTTCCTTGCAGTCTGGCCTCACCAAGGCCGTGAAGGAGAGCAagatctccctgcagcaggcagagtacGAGTTCCTGTCCTTCGTCCGGCAGCAGACACCCCCGGGGCTGTGTCCTCTGGCAGGTACGGTGAGgttgctgctgagcacagccatgGCAGCTCCCCGGGGTGCCtgggtggttctgtgatccagCATGCAGAGCAAACCCTTCAGAGCCAGCACCAAAGCACCCTGGTGCTTGGGGAAAACCtgttggtgctgccctgggtgatggctctggcaggagcagcagctggaggctgagcagaggcctTGGGGTTCAGCTGCCCATGGTCCATGGTGGGAGCCTCACAAACCTCTAGTGGCATAaatgagctgctcctgagcagcttcTTCCACCCTGTgatctcctcctgcttccccttCAGGTGTcgctggcagcagctttgcaagGCTTTCAGGGACCATCTTGCTGTGTGTCTTTGCAGGGAACTCTGTGCATGCAGACAAGAAGTTCCTGGACAAGTACATGCCGCAGTTCATGAGGCACCTCCACTACCGCATCATCGACGTCAGCACCGTCAAGGAGCTCTGCAGGTGGGGCAGCCTGCCCCGGCTCAGCAGCGCTCACCCAGGGAGCCTGCTCTGGGGGCCAGCAGCAAAGAGGAGCGGAAGGGTGTGAGGAgagggcagcctcagccccctccttcTGTCTGGGCTGAGGGACAGAACAAATAGTGaagggctgcctgcctgcctgcgtGCTCTGGGTGTGCAGTGGTGACTGGCAGGATCGTGGCTTCTCCGAGCGCCAGTGAGACCAAAACCCTGTCCCTGGTGGGAGCAAACCCACCAGGCGTGTCCTTGCGTCCCCATTGCCATTTCTAAGTGGTGCTTTTCCCCCTCGCAGACGCTGGTATCCAGAGGAGTACGAGTTTGCACCAAAGAAAGCAGCTTCCCACAGGTGAGGCTTCTGCTTTggtctgcagggcacagggctcctCAGACAGCAGCCTGAGTGCCAggtctgctgctccctgctcacccctggtgctgtccctccACAGCCTGGTTAGTGCGGGGAGCAGCCTGTCGCAGTGCAGTGTCtgtcagcccaggctgtgccagatgTGCCTTTGgaaccctccctgcctctctttcAGAGCGCTGGATGACATCAGGGAAAGCATCAAGGAGCTGCAGTTCTACAGAGACAGCATCTTCAAGAGGAAAacggaggagaagaagaggaagctgatcGAGAATGGGGAAAGTGAGAAGGCCTCCAGCTGATGGCTCCTGGGCCCGGCCGCGCCGCAGCGCACCAGGAGGCTCCTGGCTCTTTTCTGTTCGCTTCCCTCTAGAAGCTGCCCCCTCACTGACCTTGTTTCTAACAGCTGTTAGGTGGAACCTCAGTCACTGCTCCTTTTCTGTTTGAGCAAGGACCCGACACGCCCGAGCCTCAGCAGCGTCCTTCTTGGTCCCCACCAGCCCAACCGCGCTGCTGGATGCTCCTCCTCGCCCTGTTTTAGATGCAGTCTTTCACTACTCAATAAACTCAGTTCTGTTGAACCAtggtgcctgcaggcagcttcctCTCGTGCTTGTCCTGAGCTGctagctgcagcagcctctgggggctgtggctgcaggtgccaggggctggctctgtggGAGTGCAGCCTGGGCTCCGGGAGGTGTgaatgggaagggctggaggctTTGTCTTGGTTTAGTCCATGCATTAGCATTTCCCTGTTCTGTGATgggaggctctggaggtgctgcacaGGCTGTGACCCTGCTGGGCCACACAcacttcctcctgctcctggtgcagcttggcaCATCACCAGGGCTGCAGCTAGAGCTTGGGTCTGGCCATAGCAAACCACCCTGcagcttgggagcagagccaagtTTCTCTTGGAGGTGCAGTGGGCAGAGGCCTGCAGCCCCACGGATTTTGGGGAGGCATTTCTCAATGGAgaccctgtgctgtgcagcttccCAGAGGCAGATACCCCTTCATTTACCCCAGTTTCCCTTTCTCCATTTCTGCACTACTTGCTTCCTCAGCTCTGACAAACCCCACCAAAGCCGAGCGcttctgccctgtccctgcagcttcATCTTGGCTTCTGTCACTGCCCAACCTCCCATGAGCCATCCAGGGAAGTGCCATCAGAACACAAAcccaaaggctgcagaggagcccgTGGGTTGCACCTCTTGCCCCTTCCATTCTGTTATGGCTGTTGGTGACCACTGGAGGCTTCTCACTCTTCCTGCTACCTGACCTCCTGCTCTAAGCACGGGGAAGAGGTGAGAAGAGAGAGGCTGTTAAATGGTTAATGTGGAAGTAAAGGAGGCCTTCGGacacctctctcctccctcactAGTTCCTGGGCAAGCAGGCAGAtgagctgtggggtttgtttaCTGTGCTCTGGTTCCTGCCGGCATTAGAGCCGGGatcagagctggggctgcctggctcACCGTCGCCCCAGCAGACGCCGGCAGAAACTGCCTGGCCCCAGGCGCCGCCGGCATCCGCGGGAGCTTTGATTTCcgttttgttggtttttccttttcctttgacAACTTCTTTCTGACCtacttctcctccttttccatgTTTTATTCCTTTTAAAGCGGCTTTTTAGTTTTCTGGAAAGCTCTTTTTAAGGGAAACATGCCATCTGTGTTTATACATTTTTAAATAGTGTTTATTCTTGCTTCTGAAGCCACTGCAGGATTTTTATCTCATTTCCCTGCTTTGTGCAGGAGCTTCCCTGCTTTCCTGAGCTGCCATCCTCTGAGCTCCCCACTTAGTACAAATTTGTCACAGGCCCTGGCAAGGCACAGATAAACCCCACCAAAGCAGGCAGTGCTCTCATGCTAGAAACCAAGCTCCCTctcctgcacagagctggggagggggaaggtgtggggctccccccacctcaccccatcTCCTTGTGCAGGAGTATTGACACCAGTTGTTGCTCCTCGGTGTGGCAGGAAAATGGCCAACAAATGGGCAAACCAGAaccttggggctgctgctgggccacaATCTCTaccagggacaggctgcccagggaggtagtagagtcactggctctggaggtgttcgagaaaggtgtgggcatggcactctgggccgtggtttagtggccatggtggtgttgggttggtggctggactggatgaccttggagggcttGGTGTTTGTCCTGCACTGCATGGCCATCCCAGCACCCACACTGGTGAGCAGTGGGATTCAAAGAGCATCATGTCCAGTTTGGCTTCCTGCCGAGGTGCTTTCAGAATGAAGACAGTGAGGGCTTGGCTGGTGTGCTCTCCAAGGAGCTCAGAAAAGTGCATCTGTGCCCTTGTCCAGAGAGATGAAATGCAGAACTGGGACTTTGTCCAGCCAGGTGggagccaggccaggggctCTGGGTGCCGCTGGCACCGCTGCCGCGTCGGCATTCCGGCCCTTCCACAGCCTCCGGATGCAGCCCTGGGAATCACAGACATGGGAGTTAAAATAGAACTACTGGAAGGCAAATACTGAGTGTGTCTGGGTTTTTCAATTCAATTTAATAAATTATCTGGGCTCCAGTAATTATTTATTTGAAATAGGAATTTGCTGAGAGGCCCCAAGTCCTTTAATGCCACATTAATAATGGAGCCAGGGATTACTGACACAAGTCTGAGCCGGGTACAAAATGCATCACTGATTCTGCCCAGGTTCTGAAGCCATTCTCATCCTGAATGCACAATAACTCTGCTCAGAAGCACCCAC is part of the Dryobates pubescens isolate bDryPub1 chromosome 34, bDryPub1.pri, whole genome shotgun sequence genome and harbors:
- the RBM7 gene encoding RNA-binding protein 7; the protein is MGAAAAEADRTLFVGNLDPKVTEELIFELFHQAGPVIKVKIPKDRDGRPKQFAFVNFKHEESVPYGLSLLNGIKLFGRPIKIQFRSGSSHVSQDGSTAGSLHGAAGTGLSSTPHLAPNCSRYDRSPDSVAAAGFSSVQRCLPSADNLQRQAVMNSTLRSQPPFGGKYELPGYAPPGYQHPPHAFHPPAALPRRPEPPAVRKVRLSAHPYHAEGRHFGRERFGERGFEERGHHEPEHHYRGGRDEPAYDERHRDGWSHDYDYRRESYREGRWHPSRH
- the REXO2 gene encoding oligoribonuclease, mitochondrial; the protein is MLGGSRAGLGSCAGRLWRGRRRAAAMAGGGMGQRMVWVDLEMTGLDVEKDQILEMACLITDSDLNVLAEGPNLIINQPDELLEGMSEWCKEHHGKSGLTKAVKESKISLQQAEYEFLSFVRQQTPPGLCPLAGNSVHADKKFLDKYMPQFMRHLHYRIIDVSTVKELCRRWYPEEYEFAPKKAASHRALDDIRESIKELQFYRDSIFKRKTEEKKRKLIENGESEKASS